In Helicobacter pylori, a single genomic region encodes these proteins:
- a CDS encoding ParB/RepB/Spo0J family partition protein, giving the protein MAKNKVLGRGLADIFPEINEVYEQGLYERANRVVELGIDEVMPNPYQPRKIFSEDSLEELAQSIKEHGLLQPVLVVSENGRYHLIAGERRLRASKLAKMPTIKAIVVDIEQEKMREVALIENIQREDLNPLELARSYKELLESYQMTQEELSKIVKKSRAHVANIMRLLTLSSKVQNALLEEKITSGHAKVLVGLDEEKQELILNSIIGQKLSVRQTEDLTRDFKINANFDNKKHGFKQTQTLIAEDELERFNQSLWDHYKLKATLKGNKIVLRCYENSLLEAFMKKMMS; this is encoded by the coding sequence ATGGCAAAAAATAAAGTGTTGGGTAGGGGTTTAGCGGATATTTTCCCTGAAATCAATGAAGTGTATGAGCAGGGGCTGTATGAAAGAGCGAATCGGGTTGTGGAGCTTGGTATTGATGAGGTGATGCCTAATCCTTACCAGCCCAGAAAAATCTTTAGCGAAGATTCTTTAGAAGAATTAGCACAATCCATTAAAGAACATGGTTTGTTGCAACCGGTTTTAGTGGTGAGTGAGAACGGGCGTTACCATTTGATCGCTGGTGAAAGGCGCTTAAGAGCGAGCAAATTAGCTAAAATGCCTACGATTAAGGCGATTGTTGTGGATATTGAGCAAGAGAAAATGCGTGAAGTGGCGTTGATTGAAAATATCCAACGAGAAGATTTAAACCCTTTAGAGTTGGCTAGATCTTATAAAGAATTGCTTGAAAGCTATCAAATGACCCAAGAAGAGCTGTCTAAAATCGTTAAAAAATCCCGAGCCCATGTGGCTAATATCATGCGTTTATTGACGCTCTCTTCTAAGGTTCAAAACGCTCTTTTAGAAGAAAAAATCACTTCAGGGCATGCAAAAGTCTTGGTGGGTTTGGATGAAGAAAAACAAGAATTGATTTTAAATTCCATCATAGGGCAGAAACTCAGCGTGCGCCAGACAGAAGATTTAACGCGTGATTTTAAAATAAACGCAAATTTTGACAATAAAAAACATGGTTTTAAGCAAACCCAAACGCTCATCGCTGAAGATGAATTAGAACGCTTTAATCAAAGTTTGTGGGATCATTACAAGCTTAAAGCCACTTTGAAAGGGAATAAAATCGTTTTACGATGTTATGAAAATTCTCTTTTAGAGGCTTTTATGAAAAAAATGATGTCTTAA
- a CDS encoding TonB C-terminal domain-containing protein, which produces MSKSAIFVVSGFLAFLLYALLLYGLLLERHNKEAEKILLDLGKKNEQVIDLNLEDLPSDEKKDEKIAEKAEEKKDEKAVEKNATDKEGDFIDPKEQEESLENIFSSLNDFQEKTDANAQKDDQKNEQEEEQRRLKEQQRLKQNQKNQEMLKGLQQNLNQFAQKLESVKNKTLDLQIPKQDGVDEKAYQEWYAQIYQILYKGWKGVFYHKASVSALIMITKDGEFDYTILSYSDFKDYNKSVMTLLNDLKKVDFPPYPGGNMISIQVNFTTKEEQ; this is translated from the coding sequence ATGAGTAAGAGCGCGATCTTTGTTGTTTCTGGCTTTTTAGCGTTTTTGCTCTATGCTTTGTTATTATATGGTTTGTTGCTAGAAAGGCATAATAAAGAAGCGGAGAAAATCCTTTTGGATTTGGGCAAAAAAAACGAACAAGTCATTGATTTGAATTTAGAAGATTTGCCAAGCGATGAAAAAAAAGATGAAAAAATCGCTGAAAAAGCAGAAGAAAAAAAAGATGAAAAAGCAGTTGAAAAAAACGCAACTGATAAGGAGGGCGATTTTATTGATCCTAAAGAACAAGAAGAAAGCCTTGAAAATATTTTTTCTTCACTCAATGATTTTCAAGAAAAGACAGACGCAAACGCTCAAAAAGATGATCAAAAAAATGAGCAAGAAGAAGAGCAAAGGCGTTTAAAAGAACAGCAACGCTTAAAGCAAAACCAAAAAAATCAAGAGATGTTGAAAGGTTTGCAACAGAATTTGAATCAATTCGCGCAAAAACTAGAAAGCGTTAAAAACAAGACTTTGGATTTGCAAATCCCTAAACAAGATGGGGTTGATGAAAAGGCTTATCAAGAGTGGTATGCTCAAATCTATCAGATTTTATATAAAGGTTGGAAAGGGGTTTTTTATCACAAGGCTTCAGTGAGCGCTCTGATTATGATCACTAAAGATGGGGAGTTTGATTATACCATTCTTAGCTACTCTGATTTTAAGGATTATAACAAGAGTGTGATGACCCTTTTAAATGATTTAAAGAAAGTGGATTTTCCCCCATATCCTGGAGGCAACATGATTTCTATTCAAGTTAATTTCACCACTAAGGAAGAACAATGA
- a CDS encoding ATP synthase subunit B has translation MFVVKMVLGFLILLSPLCATGLDISQTDIIERSLNFLLFAGILWYFLAKKLRSFLRSKSLEISKRLEEIQAQLKVSKENKKKLLKELEQAKEKAELIISDANKEAYTITQKYELQTKMDVENLIKNSKALMDLEVKKIKRELVESVFKDLRESKKVSFNAQDCVNILKQRL, from the coding sequence ATGTTTGTAGTTAAAATGGTGTTAGGGTTTTTGATCCTTTTAAGCCCTTTGTGCGCTACTGGATTGGATATTTCACAAACAGATATTATAGAGCGTTCTTTAAATTTCCTTTTATTTGCAGGGATTTTGTGGTATTTTTTGGCTAAAAAACTGCGTTCATTTTTACGCTCCAAAAGCCTTGAAATCTCCAAACGCTTAGAAGAAATTCAAGCCCAACTTAAAGTGAGTAAAGAAAATAAGAAAAAACTCCTTAAAGAATTAGAGCAAGCCAAAGAAAAAGCTGAATTAATTATTTCTGATGCGAATAAAGAAGCTTACACGATCACGCAAAAATACGAATTGCAAACCAAAATGGATGTGGAAAATTTGATCAAAAATTCTAAGGCGTTGATGGATTTAGAAGTTAAAAAGATCAAAAGAGAGCTGGTTGAAAGCGTTTTTAAAGATCTAAGAGAGAGCAAAAAAGTCTCTTTCAATGCGCAAGATTGCGTGAATATTTTGAAACAAAGGCTTTAA
- the atpA gene encoding F0F1 ATP synthase subunit alpha, translating into MSQLKLEEISSVIEEKIKNFELDCDMAQVGKVVSYADGVAKVYGLNGVMSYEVLEFETGDKGVAANLEEDSVGVIVFGFGNNIKEGTSVKRTKSLMKVPVGDAVVGRVLNALGEPIDGKGEIETNEFSLIEQKAPGIMDRKSVHEPLQTGIKAIDALVPIGRGQRELIIGDKQTGKTTVAIDAIINQKGQNVICIYVAIGQKESTVAQVVRKLEEYGAMEYSVVINASASDSAAMQYLAPYSGVAMGEYFRDHARHALIVYDDLSKHAVAYREISLILRRPPGREAFPGDVFYIHSRLLERAAKLCDEKGAGSLTALPIVETQAGDVSAYIPTNIISITDGQIFLETDLFYSGIRPAINVGLSVSRVGGAAQIKATKQVSGTLRLDLAQYRELQAFTQFASDLDEASKKQLERGQRMVEVLKQAPYSPLPIEKQVVIIYAGAKGFLDSVSVKKVVDFEEQLHPFLEAKYPQVLEEIHTKKALDKDLEAMLRKVLEEFKLTYSE; encoded by the coding sequence ATGTCCCAACTAAAATTGGAAGAAATCAGCTCGGTTATTGAAGAAAAAATCAAGAATTTTGAACTTGATTGCGATATGGCTCAAGTAGGAAAAGTCGTTTCATACGCTGATGGTGTGGCTAAGGTTTATGGCTTAAATGGTGTGATGTCGTATGAAGTGCTGGAGTTTGAAACAGGGGATAAAGGCGTTGCGGCTAACTTAGAAGAAGATAGCGTTGGCGTGATTGTGTTTGGTTTTGGCAACAATATTAAAGAGGGGACTAGCGTTAAACGCACGAAGAGTTTGATGAAAGTTCCTGTTGGCGATGCGGTTGTAGGGCGTGTGCTAAACGCTTTGGGTGAGCCTATTGATGGCAAGGGCGAGATAGAAACGAATGAGTTCAGTCTCATCGAGCAAAAAGCCCCGGGCATTATGGACAGGAAATCGGTGCATGAGCCTTTGCAAACAGGCATTAAAGCCATTGATGCGTTGGTGCCTATTGGGCGCGGGCAAAGGGAATTGATTATTGGGGATAAACAAACCGGTAAAACCACCGTAGCGATCGATGCGATCATTAACCAAAAAGGGCAAAATGTGATCTGTATCTATGTGGCTATTGGGCAAAAAGAATCCACTGTCGCGCAAGTGGTCCGCAAATTAGAAGAATATGGGGCGATGGAATACAGCGTCGTGATCAACGCTTCGGCTTCAGATTCAGCTGCGATGCAATATTTAGCCCCTTATTCAGGTGTGGCTATGGGGGAATACTTTAGAGATCATGCCCGCCATGCCTTAATCGTTTATGATGATTTGAGTAAGCATGCTGTCGCTTACAGAGAGATTTCTTTGATTTTGAGAAGACCCCCAGGTAGGGAGGCTTTTCCTGGAGATGTGTTTTATATCCACTCACGGCTTTTAGAAAGAGCGGCTAAACTTTGCGATGAAAAGGGTGCCGGCTCTTTGACCGCACTCCCTATTGTGGAAACTCAAGCGGGCGATGTTTCAGCTTATATCCCTACGAATATCATTTCTATTACAGACGGGCAAATTTTCTTAGAAACGGATTTGTTTTATTCAGGGATCCGCCCGGCTATCAATGTGGGCTTATCGGTTTCAAGGGTTGGAGGGGCCGCTCAAATCAAAGCGACCAAGCAGGTTTCAGGGACTTTGCGCCTGGATTTAGCGCAATACAGAGAGTTGCAAGCCTTCACGCAATTCGCTTCTGATTTAGATGAAGCGAGTAAAAAACAATTAGAAAGGGGGCAACGCATGGTAGAAGTGTTGAAACAAGCCCCTTATTCGCCCTTGCCTATTGAAAAGCAAGTGGTCATTATTTATGCTGGGGCTAAGGGCTTTTTAGACAGCGTGAGCGTGAAAAAAGTCGTGGATTTTGAAGAGCAACTGCACCCTTTCTTGGAAGCAAAATACCCCCAAGTTTTAGAAGAAATCCACACTAAAAAAGCGCTAGATAAGGATTTAGAAGCCATGCTAAGAAAAGTCTTAGAGGAATTTAAGCTCACTTATAGCGAGTAG
- the atpD gene encoding F0F1 ATP synthase subunit beta translates to MKAMEGRIIQVLGPVVDVEFESYLPAIFEALDINFEVNGTQKALVLEVAAHLGGNRVRAIAMDMTEGLVRNQVVKARSKMIEVPVGEEVLGRIFNVVGESIDNLEPLKPSLTWPIHRKAPSFEQQSTKTEMFETGIKVIDLLAPYSKGGKVGLFGGAGVGKTVIIMELIHNVAYKHNGYSVFAGVGERTREGNDLYFEMKEGGVLDKVALCYGQMNEPPGARNRIAFTGLTMAEYFRDEKGLDVLMFIDNIFRYAQSGAEMSALLGRIPSAVGYQPTLAGEMGKLQERIASTKNGSITSVQAVYVPADDLTDPAPASVFAHLDATTVLNRKIAEKGIYPAVDPLDSTSRILSPQMIGEKHYEIATGIQQVLQKYKDLQDIIAILGLDELSEEDKKTVERARKIEKFLSQPFFVAEVFTGSPGKYVTLQETLEGFGGILEGKYDHIPENAFYMVGSIQEVLEKAKNMKNS, encoded by the coding sequence ATGAAAGCGATGGAAGGTAGAATCATTCAGGTTTTAGGCCCGGTGGTAGATGTGGAGTTTGAATCCTATCTACCGGCGATTTTTGAAGCGTTAGACATTAATTTTGAAGTCAATGGCACTCAAAAAGCTTTAGTTTTAGAGGTGGCAGCCCATTTGGGCGGTAATCGGGTGCGAGCGATTGCTATGGATATGACAGAAGGCTTAGTGCGTAACCAAGTGGTGAAGGCTCGCAGCAAAATGATTGAAGTGCCTGTGGGCGAAGAAGTGTTAGGGCGCATTTTTAATGTTGTGGGCGAGAGTATTGACAATTTAGAGCCTCTTAAGCCGTCCTTAACTTGGCCCATTCACAGAAAAGCCCCTAGTTTTGAGCAGCAAAGCACTAAAACAGAAATGTTTGAAACCGGCATTAAAGTCATTGACTTGCTCGCGCCTTATTCTAAGGGCGGTAAAGTAGGTTTGTTTGGTGGGGCTGGCGTAGGCAAAACGGTGATCATTATGGAGCTTATCCACAATGTGGCTTATAAGCATAACGGGTATTCGGTGTTTGCAGGTGTGGGGGAGCGCACCAGAGAAGGGAACGATCTGTATTTTGAGATGAAAGAAGGGGGCGTTTTAGACAAAGTCGCGCTGTGCTATGGGCAAATGAATGAGCCACCAGGCGCGAGGAACCGCATCGCATTCACCGGCTTGACAATGGCGGAGTATTTTCGTGATGAAAAGGGCTTAGACGTGTTGATGTTCATTGATAACATCTTTAGATACGCTCAAAGCGGTGCGGAAATGAGTGCGCTATTGGGTCGTATCCCTTCAGCCGTGGGGTATCAGCCCACGCTAGCCGGGGAAATGGGGAAACTTCAAGAGCGTATCGCTTCCACTAAAAATGGCTCTATCACTTCCGTTCAAGCGGTGTATGTGCCGGCCGATGACTTAACTGATCCAGCTCCTGCTTCGGTGTTTGCGCATTTGGATGCGACTACAGTATTGAACAGAAAGATCGCTGAAAAAGGGATTTATCCTGCAGTTGATCCTTTGGATTCCACTTCAAGGATTTTAAGCCCTCAAATGATCGGCGAGAAGCACTATGAAATCGCTACCGGTATCCAGCAAGTTTTACAAAAATATAAGGATCTGCAAGATATTATTGCGATTTTGGGATTGGACGAATTGAGCGAAGAGGATAAAAAAACGGTTGAAAGGGCCAGAAAAATTGAGAAGTTTTTATCCCAGCCGTTTTTTGTGGCTGAAGTGTTTACGGGAAGTCCCGGTAAGTATGTGACTCTCCAAGAGACTTTAGAGGGCTTTGGAGGGATTTTAGAAGGTAAATACGATCATATTCCTGAGAACGCGTTTTACATGGTGGGCAGCATTCAAGAGGTTTTAGAAAAAGCTAAAAACATGAAAAATTCCTAA
- a CDS encoding F0F1 ATP synthase subunit gamma: MANLRDIRKKIGSVKNTQKITHAMKLVSTSKLRKAEEVARNSRAYALKLDAVFDDVLSKMKNQGIEDIQSKYFRELERLEIKKVDIIFITADKGLCGGFNTNTIKKVLACTNEYKEKDIKVRLRGIGKKGNEYFSFNGIEVLDKINNLSSMPNYERAQEFMKKVVEDYLSGKTDKVIIIHNGFKNMISQEIRVKTILPIGYKIIHQNPQPNETQETITSEPSGSEDEILDSLAEKYVEYNLYYALIDSLAAEHSARMQAMDTATNNAKDLVKTLTISYNKARQEAITTELVEINAGVEALK, translated from the coding sequence ATGGCGAATTTAAGAGATATTAGAAAGAAAATTGGAAGCGTTAAAAACACGCAAAAAATCACGCATGCGATGAAACTCGTTTCCACTTCCAAGCTAAGAAAAGCCGAAGAAGTTGCAAGAAATTCCAGAGCGTATGCACTAAAACTAGACGCTGTGTTTGATGATGTGCTATCCAAGATGAAAAATCAAGGGATTGAAGACATTCAAAGCAAGTATTTTAGGGAACTAGAAAGACTTGAAATCAAAAAAGTGGATATTATTTTTATCACAGCCGATAAGGGGCTTTGTGGGGGCTTTAACACCAATACCATTAAAAAAGTTTTAGCATGCACGAATGAATACAAAGAAAAAGACATTAAAGTGCGTTTGCGCGGTATTGGTAAAAAGGGTAATGAGTATTTTAGTTTTAATGGGATAGAGGTTTTAGACAAGATCAATAATTTGAGTTCTATGCCTAATTATGAACGCGCGCAGGAATTCATGAAAAAAGTGGTAGAGGATTATTTGAGTGGGAAAACCGATAAGGTGATTATCATTCATAATGGCTTTAAAAACATGATCAGCCAAGAAATAAGAGTCAAAACAATTTTGCCTATTGGGTATAAAATCATCCACCAAAACCCTCAGCCTAATGAGACGCAAGAGACTATTACTAGCGAGCCAAGCGGGAGTGAAGATGAAATTTTAGACTCTTTGGCAGAAAAATATGTGGAGTATAATTTATACTATGCTTTGATTGATTCTTTAGCCGCAGAGCATAGCGCTAGAATGCAGGCTATGGATACAGCGACGAATAACGCTAAAGATTTGGTTAAAACTTTAACCATTTCTTATAATAAAGCCAGACAAGAGGCGATTACGACCGAGCTAGTAGAAATCAATGCTGGCGTAGAAGCCCTAAAATAA
- a CDS encoding ATP F0F1 synthase subunit delta (produces ATP from ADP in the presence of a proton gradient across the membrane; the delta subunit is part of the catalytic core of the ATP synthase complex) — protein MQDLKVISKHYAKALKNHTKSDLALLEEIVVGLKNVAEAIKLHKLNQVLAHVSLKVKKEVVFEILEKITSIKACSVLKPVMEVVLKNNRLDMLELVAEELSFDSKRTLEATLLVPEKLENNELEAVQQKLQARFNAPVEIAQDTWSKKGVSLSVSSLDLEIGFSKEEILKKIEKQVIQSI, from the coding sequence ATGCAAGATTTAAAAGTGATCTCTAAGCATTATGCTAAGGCGTTGAAAAACCACACTAAAAGCGATCTAGCGTTATTGGAAGAAATCGTTGTAGGGCTTAAAAATGTAGCAGAAGCCATAAAATTACACAAACTCAACCAGGTGTTAGCTCATGTTTCTTTAAAAGTTAAAAAAGAGGTTGTATTTGAAATCTTAGAAAAAATAACTTCTATAAAAGCATGTTCAGTTTTAAAGCCTGTAATGGAAGTGGTGTTAAAAAATAACCGGCTTGACATGTTGGAATTAGTCGCTGAAGAGCTGTCTTTTGATTCTAAAAGGACTTTAGAAGCCACACTTTTAGTCCCAGAAAAGCTTGAAAATAATGAACTAGAAGCCGTGCAACAAAAATTGCAAGCGCGTTTTAACGCCCCTGTAGAAATCGCTCAAGACACTTGGTCTAAAAAAGGGGTTTCTTTGAGCGTTTCAAGCCTAGATTTAGAAATAGGCTTTTCTAAAGAAGAGATTTTAAAGAAAATAGAAAAACAGGTTATTCAATCTATTTAA
- a CDS encoding ATP F0F1 synthase subunit B' (Produces ATP from ADP in the presence of a proton gradient across the membrane. Subunit B' is part of the membrane proton channel.): MNISVNPYLMAVVFVVFVLLLWAMNVWVYRPLLAFMDNRQAEIKDSLAKIKTDNTQSVEIGHQIETLLKEAAEKRREIIAEAIQKATESYDAVIKQKENELNQEFEAFAKQLQNEKQALKEQLQAQMPVFEDELNKRVAMGLGS, translated from the coding sequence ATGAATATATCGGTTAACCCCTATTTAATGGCGGTCGTTTTTGTGGTGTTTGTGTTATTGTTGTGGGCGATGAATGTTTGGGTGTATAGGCCTTTGTTGGCTTTTATGGATAACAGACAGGCAGAGATAAAGGATAGCTTGGCTAAAATCAAAACGGATAACACCCAAAGCGTGGAGATTGGTCATCAAATTGAGACTCTTCTTAAGGAAGCGGCTGAAAAACGCAGAGAAATAATAGCAGAAGCGATTCAAAAAGCCACAGAGTCTTATGACGCTGTGATCAAGCAAAAAGAGAACGAACTCAATCAAGAGTTTGAAGCGTTTGCAAAGCAATTACAAAATGAAAAGCAAGCGCTAAAAGAGCAGTTGCAAGCGCAAATGCCGGTATTTGAAGACGAGTTAAACAAGCGTGTGGCTATGGGTTTAGGGAGTTGA
- a CDS encoding OmpA family protein produces the protein MKRSSVFSFLVAFLLVAGCSHKMDNKTVAGDVSAKTVQTAPVTTEPAPEKEEPKQEPAPVVEEKPAVESGTIIASIYFDFDKYEIKESDQETLDEIVQKAKENHMQVLLEGNTDEFGSSEYNQALGVKRTLSVKNALVIKGVEKDMIKTISFGETKPKCAQKTRECYKENRRVDVKLVK, from the coding sequence ATGAAGAGATCTTCTGTATTTAGTTTCTTGGTAGCTTTTTTATTGGTAGCTGGCTGTAGTCATAAAATGGATAATAAGACTGTGGCTGGTGATGTGAGTGCTAAAACGGTTCAGACTGCACCTGTTACTACAGAACCAGCTCCAGAGAAAGAAGAGCCTAAACAAGAGCCAGCTCCAGTGGTTGAAGAAAAGCCGGCTGTTGAGAGCGGGACTATCATCGCTTCTATTTATTTTGATTTTGACAAGTATGAGATCAAAGAATCCGATCAAGAGACTTTAGATGAGATCGTGCAAAAAGCTAAAGAAAACCACATGCAAGTGCTTTTGGAAGGCAATACCGATGAATTTGGCTCTAGCGAATACAACCAAGCGCTTGGCGTTAAAAGGACTTTGAGCGTGAAAAACGCTTTAGTCATTAAAGGGGTAGAAAAAGATATGATCAAAACCATCAGTTTTGGTGAAACCAAACCCAAATGCGCCCAAAAAACTAGAGAATGTTACAAAGAAAACAGAAGAGTGGATGTCAAATTAGTGAAGTAA
- a CDS encoding ExbD/TolR family protein, whose product MNYDNYWDEDKPELNITPLVDVMLVLLAILMVTTPTLTYKEEIALPSGSKTARATQDKMIEIRMDKDAKIYIDSQTYEYNSFPDTFNLLSKKYDKDTRVSIRADKRLTYDKVIYLLKTIKEAGFLKVSLITSP is encoded by the coding sequence ATGAATTATGATAACTATTGGGATGAAGACAAGCCAGAACTCAATATCACGCCTTTAGTGGATGTGATGCTTGTTTTATTGGCTATTCTTATGGTAACGACGCCCACTCTTACTTATAAAGAAGAGATTGCTTTGCCTTCTGGTTCAAAAACTGCTAGAGCCACTCAAGATAAAATGATAGAGATTCGCATGGATAAAGACGCAAAAATCTATATAGATAGTCAAACCTATGAATACAACTCTTTCCCGGATACTTTCAACTTGCTTTCTAAGAAATACGATAAAGATACTAGGGTTAGTATCCGCGCGGACAAACGATTGACTTATGACAAAGTGATTTATTTGTTAAAAACGATTAAAGAAGCGGGTTTTTTAAAAGTTTCTTTAATTACAAGTCCTTAA
- the tolB gene encoding Tol-Pal system protein TolB, with protein MAFLIYTIGLFATDKTLDIIKTIQKLPKIEVRYSIDNDANYALKLHEVLANDLKTSQHFDVSQNKDQGAINYAELKDKKVHLVALVSVAVENGNKISRLKLYDVNTSALVKTFDYPILSLDLYPFAAHNMAIVVNDYLKAPSIAWMKRLIVFSKYIGPGITNIALADYTMRYQKEIIKNNRLNIFPKWANAEQTEFYYTQYGERTPMILKYNIQKATHENIASSQGMAVVSSVSSDGSKILMSLAPDGQPDVYLYDTHKKTKTKITRYPGIDVSGVFLEDNKSMAFVSDRSGYPNIYMKKLGLKESAEQLLYEGRSNESIDAYKDSIVYVSRENLNEFGKTVFNLNLITLNSKYIRRLTVNGSNQMPRFSMDGRNIMYIKKTPQEYAMGLILLDYNQSFLFPLKNVKIQAFDW; from the coding sequence ATGGCTTTTTTAATATATACTATAGGGCTTTTTGCAACGGATAAAACACTAGATATTATTAAAACCATTCAAAAACTTCCTAAGATTGAAGTGCGCTACTCTATAGATAACGATGCCAATTACGCTTTAAAATTGCATGAAGTCTTAGCGAATGATTTAAAGACTAGCCAGCATTTTGATGTTTCTCAAAACAAGGATCAAGGCGCTATCAATTACGCAGAACTCAAGGATAAAAAAGTCCATCTTGTAGCGTTGGTGAGCGTGGCGGTAGAAAACGGCAATAAAATTTCACGATTAAAACTTTATGATGTCAATACAAGCGCTCTTGTTAAAACTTTTGACTACCCCATTTTAAGTTTAGATCTATACCCTTTTGCAGCACACAACATGGCCATTGTGGTGAATGATTATTTAAAAGCCCCTTCTATCGCTTGGATGAAGCGCCTTATTGTTTTTTCTAAATACATTGGACCAGGAATCACAAATATCGCCTTAGCCGATTATACGATGCGTTATCAAAAAGAAATCATCAAAAACAACCGACTCAATATCTTCCCTAAATGGGCGAACGCTGAGCAAACGGAGTTTTATTACACGCAGTATGGCGAAAGAACGCCCATGATTTTAAAATACAACATTCAAAAAGCCACTCATGAGAATATCGCTAGCTCTCAAGGAATGGCTGTGGTCTCTAGCGTGAGTTCTGATGGCTCTAAAATTTTAATGTCTTTAGCCCCTGATGGCCAACCGGATGTGTATTTGTATGACACGCATAAAAAAACTAAAACTAAAATAACGCGCTATCCGGGGATAGATGTTTCAGGAGTGTTTTTAGAAGATAACAAGTCTATGGCTTTTGTTTCGGATAGATCCGGTTATCCTAACATCTATATGAAGAAATTGGGGTTAAAAGAGAGTGCGGAGCAACTCCTTTATGAAGGAAGAAGCAATGAATCCATTGACGCTTATAAAGATAGTATTGTGTATGTGAGCCGGGAAAATCTTAATGAATTTGGCAAAACGGTGTTTAATTTGAATCTGATCACCTTAAATAGCAAATATATCCGCAGGCTTACCGTGAATGGCTCTAACCAGATGCCTCGTTTTTCTATGGATGGGAGAAATATCATGTATATCAAAAAGACACCCCAAGAATACGCCATGGGGCTTATTTTGCTAGATTATAATCAGAGTTTTTTATTCCCTTTAAAGAATGTGAAAATACAAGCCTTTGATTGGTAA
- a CDS encoding MotA/TolQ/ExbB proton channel family protein: MLDSIVYFFNKSGFVTTLVLVWISLYLVMTLWVFLYKSIVLKIELKREMQSLSNILNGAQDAPEHFMFNKKRNDETKRYSNELLQAWKHQVLKQSTTGLVVLSIISSTAPFIGLFGTVVEILEAFNNLGALGQASFGVIAPIISKALIATAAGILAAIPAYSFYLILKRKVYDLSVYVQMQVDILSSKK, encoded by the coding sequence ATGTTAGATTCAATCGTTTATTTTTTCAATAAGAGCGGGTTTGTTACCACGCTTGTTTTAGTTTGGATTTCGCTCTATTTGGTGATGACTTTATGGGTGTTTTTGTATAAGAGCATTGTGTTAAAGATTGAACTCAAGCGCGAGATGCAATCTTTGTCTAACATTCTTAATGGGGCGCAAGACGCTCCAGAGCATTTCATGTTTAATAAAAAAAGAAATGATGAAACCAAAAGGTATTCTAATGAATTGTTGCAGGCTTGGAAACACCAGGTTCTTAAGCAAAGCACGACGGGTTTAGTGGTATTGAGCATCATCTCTTCTACAGCCCCCTTTATTGGTTTGTTTGGAACGGTGGTTGAAATTTTAGAAGCGTTTAACAATTTGGGCGCGTTAGGTCAAGCTTCTTTTGGGGTGATCGCACCCATTATTTCTAAGGCTCTTATCGCCACCGCTGCAGGTATTTTAGCGGCCATTCCAGCCTATTCTTTTTACTTGATTTTAAAACGCAAGGTGTATGATTTATCGGTTTATGTGCAGATGCAAGTGGATATTTTGTCTTCTAAAAAATAA
- a CDS encoding F0F1 ATP synthase subunit epsilon — translation MMALLKISVVVPEGEVYTGEVKSVVLPGVEGEFGVLYGHSNMITLLQAGVVEIETENQKEHIAINWGYAEVTNERVDILADGAVFIKKESDDRDDAISRAKKLLEDASSDRLAVSSVLAKIESL, via the coding sequence GTGATGGCTTTGTTGAAAATTAGTGTGGTAGTTCCTGAGGGGGAAGTTTATACAGGAGAGGTTAAAAGCGTTGTGTTGCCAGGAGTTGAAGGGGAATTTGGGGTGCTTTATGGGCATAGCAACATGATCACCTTGCTTCAGGCGGGAGTGGTTGAGATTGAAACTGAAAATCAAAAAGAGCACATTGCGATCAATTGGGGCTATGCAGAAGTTACTAATGAACGGGTGGATATTTTAGCCGATGGGGCAGTCTTTATTAAAAAAGAATCAGACGACAGAGACGATGCTATCTCTAGGGCTAAAAAGCTTTTAGAGGACGCAAGCTCTGACAGGTTAGCGGTCTCTAGCGTGCTCGCTAAGATTGAGTCTCTTTAA